A segment of the Streptomyces pactum genome:
CCCGTGCAGGAGGACGCGACGGTGCTCGCGACGCAGATGTGGCTGGTGTCGTTCGGCGGCGGCAACAACCAGGGGCTCGGCAGCGCGCTGGGCGTGCTGCTCCTGCTGCTCGTCGTCCCGGCCATGGTCTTCAACGTCCGCCGCTTCAAGAGGAGTCAGCGATGAGGAGTCAGCGATGAACGCCGTGCGGCGCTACCTGGGCAACGGGATCGTCCAGGCCTTCCTCGTACTCGTCGGCCTGGTGTGGATGACACCGCTGGCCGGGCTGTTCCTGTCCTCGCTGCGGTCCGCCGAGGACACGGCCGAGGGCGGCTGGTGGACCGCGCTCGCCAGCCCCGGGCAACTCTCCCTCGACAACTACTCGGCGCTGCTGGGTAACTCGGGCATCACCCAGGCCTTCTGGAACACGGTGCTGATCTCCGTGCCGACGACCGTGCTCGTCGTGGTCGTCGGGGCGCTGGCCGGATACGCCTTCGCGTGGCTGGACTTCCCGGGGCGCGAGGCGGTCTTCCTGCTGGTCGTGGCGCTGCTGGTGGTGCCCGTGCAGATCGGGCTGCTGCCGGTCGCGAAGCTCTTCGGGCAGCTCGGACTGTTCGGGACCATCCCCGGTGTGGTGCTCTTCCACGTGGCGTACGGACTGCCGTTCGCGGTGTTCCTGCTGCGGAACTACTTCGCCGAGATGCCCAAGGAGATGCTGGAGGCCGCGCGGATGGACGGCGGCAACGAGTGGCGGATCTTCACGCGGCTGGTGCTGCCGGTGGGGAAGCCGGCCCTCGCCAGCCTCGCCATCTTCCAGTTCCTGTGGGTGTGGAACGACATGCTGGTGGCGCTGCTGTTCGCGGACAGTTCGTCGCAGCCGTTGACGGTGGAGCTCCAGTCGCAGATCCGGCAGTTCGGCAGCAACATCGACGTGCTGGCGCCCGGGGCGTTCCTCTCGCTCGTCGTGCCGGTGGTGGTCTTCTTCGCGTTCCAGCGGCACTTCGTGCAGGGGGTCATGGCGGGGTCGGTGAAGTGACGGGTGGACGGGGCAGGGAGGGTTTTCGCCCTCGCCGCCCCTTCCCGCTCCCGTTGCCTGGAGCTGCCGCCCCCGGACCTCCGCGTCGGCCCTGACCCGGCCTCGTCCCCGAACGC
Coding sequences within it:
- a CDS encoding carbohydrate ABC transporter permease, which translates into the protein MNAVRRYLGNGIVQAFLVLVGLVWMTPLAGLFLSSLRSAEDTAEGGWWTALASPGQLSLDNYSALLGNSGITQAFWNTVLISVPTTVLVVVVGALAGYAFAWLDFPGREAVFLLVVALLVVPVQIGLLPVAKLFGQLGLFGTIPGVVLFHVAYGLPFAVFLLRNYFAEMPKEMLEAARMDGGNEWRIFTRLVLPVGKPALASLAIFQFLWVWNDMLVALLFADSSSQPLTVELQSQIRQFGSNIDVLAPGAFLSLVVPVVVFFAFQRHFVQGVMAGSVK